Proteins co-encoded in one Astyanax mexicanus isolate ESR-SI-001 chromosome 1, AstMex3_surface, whole genome shotgun sequence genomic window:
- the blk gene encoding tyrosine-protein kinase Blk, translating into MGCTCSGQKKHKEKGHLNNNSAANNKSHPRQLGQRSADYDEDIVIAQHDFKPNNDSDLPFKKGEKLKIIQENGDWWLAKSLVTGDEGYIPCTYVARAHTLEVERWFFKDLSRRETERLLLAPGNRVGSFLVRESETTPGAFSLSIRVSVPEQGDLVKHYKIRALDKGGYYISPSLTFPSLQELVQYYSRSADGLCQRLGSPCKTAAPQRPWAQDEWEIPRETLKMVKRLGAGQFGEVWMGYYKNNQKVAIKTLKEGSMEPEAFLQEANLMKKLQHDRLVKLHAVVTQQPILIVTEFMANGSLLDFLKTDDGKKLKLPKLIDMAAQISEGMAYIEKKNYIHRDLRAANILVSETLHCKIADFGLARIIESEYTAQEGAKFPIKWTAPEAINFGTFSIKSDVWSFGVLLTEIVTYGRVPYPGMTNPEVIRNLDKMYRMPCPDDCPEELYDIMQMCWKEKPEDRPTFEYLQDTLNDFYIATEGQYEMHP; encoded by the exons ATGGGCTGTACTTGCAGTGGTCAGAAGAAACATAAAGAAAAGGGACATCTAAACAATAATTCGGCAGCCAACAACAAATCACAC CCAAGACAACTTGGGCAGCGTTCTGCAGACTATG atGAGGATATTGTGATTGCTCAACATGACTTCAAACCAAACAACGATAGCGATCTTCCATTTAAGAAAGGAGAGAAACTCAAGATCATTCAGGA AAATGGAGACTGGTGGTTGGCTAAATCTCTTGTCACTGGAGATGAGGGATACATTCCATGTACCTATGTGGCTCGAGCTCACACTCTGGAGGTGGAAAG ATGGTTTTTCAAGGATCTAAGTCGCAGAGAGACGGAGCGTCTTCTGTTAGCTCCAGGGAACAGGGTTGGTTCCTTCCTTGTCAGGGAAAGTGAGACCACCCCAG GTGCTTTCTCCCTGTCCATAAGAGTCTCTGTTCCAGAACAAGGCGATTTGGTCAAGCACTATAAGATCCGTGCTCTTGACAAAGGAGGCTACTACATCTCTCCCTCCCTGACCTTCCCCTCTCTGCAGGAGCTGGTGCAGTATTACTCCA GATCGGCTGATGGTCTGTGTCAGAGGCTTGGAAGCCCCTGTAAAACTGCTGCTCCACAGAGGCCCTGGGCTCAAGATGAGTGGGAGATCCCAAGGGAAACGTTAAAAATGGTGAAGAGATTGGGTGCTGGACAGTTTGGGGAAGTCTGGATGG gataCTACAAAAACAACCAGAAAGTGGCCATTAAGACTCTGAAAGAGGGCAGCATGGAGCCAGAGGCCTTCCTGCAAGAGGCGAACCTTATGAAGAAGCTTCAGCATGACAGACTAGTGAAACTTCATGCTGTAGTCACTCAACAGCCAATCCTCATAGTCACAGAGTTCATGGCAAATG GGAGCTTACTGGACTTTCTCAAAACTGATGATGGCAAGAAATTAAAATTACCCAAGTTAATAGATATGGCAGCTCAG ATTTCAGAGGGCATGGCTTacatagaaaagaagaactaCATTCACAGAGACCTTCGGGCTGCCAACATACTGGTGTCTGAAACTTTGCACTGTAAGATAGCAGACTTTGGCCTGGCCAGGATTATCGAGTCTGAGTACACTGCACAAGAAG GTGCAAAATTTCCAATTAAGTGGACAGCCCCTGAAGCTATCAACTTTGGCACCTTCAGCATCAAGTCAGACGTCTGGTCCTTTGGTGTTCTCTTGACAGAAATAGTGACCTATGGACGAGTACCATATCCAG GAATGACAAATCCGGAGGTGATCCGTAACCTGGACAAGATGTACAGGATGCCATGTCCGGATGACTGCCCTGAGGAGCTGTATGATATTATGCAGATGTGCTGGAAAGAGAAACCAGAGGACAGACCCACATTTGAATACCTGCAGGACACACTTAACGACTTCTACATCGCTACTGAGGGCCAGTACGAAATGCATCCTTAA